A window of Acetomicrobium sp. S15 = DSM 107314 genomic DNA:
TCTATCATGGCCCGAGGAATCCCATGCCCGATGGGTACGATCCGAAGGTGTTGGCGGAGGAAATCAATGCTTCCACCACCCCCGTATTCTTGGTTAGGGGCAATTGTGATGCCCCAATTGACGAAGTGCTGCTAAAATGGCCGGTGAGTGCCCCTCTGCTCGTTTCCTGGTGGAACGGGAGACTTCTGCTCTTCTCTCACGGCGAGGATCCGGAGGCGTTCAGGGAGAAGGCTATCCTCTGCGGTGCCACAGTGGCCGTATCGGGACACACGCATTTGGCCTCTATTAAGAGAGAGAGGAACGTCATATTCTTAAACCCGGGTTCTGCGAGCCTTCCCAAAGGAGAGCTTCCTCCGTCGGTGGCTCTCCTGGACGATGAAGGCATAGCTATATTCTCTCTCAGTGATGGAAGTAGACTATTATATGAGCCTTGGAGGTGAAAATCCTTGCCAAAGGACGACGAATACGGTCAAGAAATCGTTATATTGGTTTTCGATCTGCTCGGCGAACAATACGCGCTGGAAGTCGAAGATGTGCGCGAGATTGTGCGGATTTCCGAGCGGATAACGAGGGTCCCCAATGCGCCTCCTTATGTGCGAGGCGTGATCAACCTGCGCGGCACCGTGATACCCATCATGGATGTCTCTCTGAAGCTGGGGGGGGAGGCTTTGGAGTTGGGGACGAGGTCGCGGATCGTCGTGGTTGAGCACAGAGACGTTGCCTTCGGTGTCATCGTAGATGGAGTAAGAGAGGTGAGGGTGATAGAAAAAGGACAAGTAGAGCCGGCCGATTCGGTAGATTCGAGCATATCAAGGGAATACTTGAAGGGCGTGGCCAAGATCGACGACGGACGGCTGATAGTCCTTTTAGACATCGCCGGCCTCTTCGAAATCGAGTCCTTCTTGGGAGAGCAGGAGGTAGCGGAAGGGGGGGCATCGCGCTGAGGCTTTTATGATGCGCGTCGATCTTCACCTCCACAGCAATTGCTCTGATGGTACCCTCTCTCCGGGGGATCTCGTTCAGCTGGCGAAGGATCGCGGTGTAGTTGTGATAAGTCTCACGGATCACGACACCACTGAAGGGCTCGATGAGTTTATGCGAAGCTGCGAACGCGCTTCTGTGCATGGCATAGTAGGCGTAGAGCTGTCCGCCGACGCTCCTTACACAGTTCATATCTTGGGCTATCGTTTCCGCCGCGATGATGCTTTCTTGGAAAAGTATTTATCATCCCTCCGGGAATACAGAGACAAGCGCAATGCGGCGATCTGCAAGAAGCTCAATCAACTCGGCATAGAGATCTCGTTGAAAGAGGTGGAAGCTGAGGCTGGAGGTGAAGTGGTGGCACGACCCCATTTCGCCCGTGTGCTGGTCAGGAAAGGATACGCGCCGGACTTGCACAGCGCTTTCAGGCGCTTCTTGGCCAAAGGTGGGCTTGCTTATGTGCCGAGGGTCCGCTTTTCTCCCATCGAGTGCATCGACCTCATTTCGAAGAGCGGGGGCGTATCCGTGTTGGCTCATCCTGGCGAAATCGATGCCGGAGATGAAGAGTTTTTTCGTATCCTTAGGGAACTTAAGGCCGCTGGGTTATGGGGACTCGAATGCTACTCGGCTCACCACAAGGGAGAGGATGTGTTCCGCTTTCTGAGGTTGGCAGATGAATTGGGACTGCGTCCCACTGCCGGGAGCGACTTTCACGGAGAAAACCGCCCAGGCGTCGATATCGGTATTGCGATACCAGATGAAATCATTCCATGGGACGAATTGGGTATAAATTTAAGAAGAATTTAAATTTTGGGAGGCAAGGCGATGTATATAGATCTTAGAAGCGATACGGTCACAAAACCCACGCAGAAGATGAGGGAGGCCATGGCAAATGCCGAAGTGGGCGACGATGTATACGGCGAAGATCCGACGGTTCGCGAGCTCGAGGAATATGCCGCCGATCTTACCGGGCATGAGGCGGCCCTCTACGTCACGTCTGGGACTATGGGTAACATTGTTTCGCTCTTGACGCATTGCAAGAGAGGAGACGGCGTCATAGTTGGGCGGAGGAGTCATATCTATACCCATGAGGGGGGAGGTATGGCGACCTTGGGAGGCATCGTTCCACTCGTGGTGGGCGACAACGATGGCATTCCTATGCAGGATGAGATAAAAGCTGCATGCAGGCCGGAGAACGTCCATTTTGCCCCCGCCGTCCTTTTGTGTCTCGAAAACACGCACAACAACTGCGGTGGCGTCGCGATAAGCGTAGAAAGTTTTGCCAAGTCGGTGAGTGCGGCCAGAGAGAAAGGTTTAGCTGTGCACCTGGACGGAGCCAGGCTCTTCAACGCTGCCGCCGCTTGGGATGTGGAAATAAAGGCCTATTCTTCCGTCGTGGATTCGGTGCAGCTCTGTCTCTCAAAGGGGCTCGGCGCGCCGATGGGGTCGCTTATATGCGC
This region includes:
- the yfcE gene encoding phosphodiesterase, which translates into the protein MKGRVAIIADTHGSITAWEGACAVWGAVDAIFHVGDVLYHGPRNPMPDGYDPKVLAEEINASTTPVFLVRGNCDAPIDEVLLKWPVSAPLLVSWWNGRLLLFSHGEDPEAFREKAILCGATVAVSGHTHLASIKRERNVIFLNPGSASLPKGELPPSVALLDDEGIAIFSLSDGSRLLYEPWR
- a CDS encoding chemotaxis protein CheW, producing the protein MPKDDEYGQEIVILVFDLLGEQYALEVEDVREIVRISERITRVPNAPPYVRGVINLRGTVIPIMDVSLKLGGEALELGTRSRIVVVEHRDVAFGVIVDGVREVRVIEKGQVEPADSVDSSISREYLKGVAKIDDGRLIVLLDIAGLFEIESFLGEQEVAEGGASR
- a CDS encoding PHP domain-containing protein, translating into MRVDLHLHSNCSDGTLSPGDLVQLAKDRGVVVISLTDHDTTEGLDEFMRSCERASVHGIVGVELSADAPYTVHILGYRFRRDDAFLEKYLSSLREYRDKRNAAICKKLNQLGIEISLKEVEAEAGGEVVARPHFARVLVRKGYAPDLHSAFRRFLAKGGLAYVPRVRFSPIECIDLISKSGGVSVLAHPGEIDAGDEEFFRILRELKAAGLWGLECYSAHHKGEDVFRFLRLADELGLRPTAGSDFHGENRPGVDIGIAIPDEIIPWDELGINLRRI
- the ltaE gene encoding low-specificity L-threonine aldolase; translation: MYIDLRSDTVTKPTQKMREAMANAEVGDDVYGEDPTVRELEEYAADLTGHEAALYVTSGTMGNIVSLLTHCKRGDGVIVGRRSHIYTHEGGGMATLGGIVPLVVGDNDGIPMQDEIKAACRPENVHFAPAVLLCLENTHNNCGGVAISVESFAKSVSAAREKGLAVHLDGARLFNAAAAWDVEIKAYSSVVDSVQLCLSKGLGAPMGSLICASKSFIHEARKWRKRVGGGLRQAGVVAAAGMIALQEMRLRIGEDHEKASLLAKTLEDGGLYVEPVSRRTNMVFLGLPEDGLSADELSWRCRARGVLFNASSEKRARLVTHYDVSFEDVGKAARIILEEAFH